From a single Paenibacillus sp. FSL W8-0426 genomic region:
- a CDS encoding chromate transporter, translating to MSWKVYSGLIAGMVRTGILGYGGGPSVIPLIRYEAVVRYKWVSDDEFGEILAIANALPGPIATKMAAYLGYKKQGVLGAIVSVLAHILPTSIAIIALLGSMYALRESKVVAGMVAAVRPVIFVMLGMMAYEFAKKAWSGLGKIFAILFGVIAFVLLQLLDIHPGIVVAVFLGYGVFHLDLVQRYKAKRSSDKEVS from the coding sequence ATGAGTTGGAAGGTTTACAGCGGTCTCATCGCAGGCATGGTTAGGACCGGCATTCTTGGTTACGGCGGGGGGCCATCGGTTATTCCGTTAATTCGTTATGAAGCGGTCGTCAGATACAAATGGGTTAGCGACGACGAATTCGGCGAGATTCTGGCCATTGCGAATGCCCTCCCCGGACCGATCGCCACGAAGATGGCTGCTTATCTGGGATATAAAAAACAAGGCGTCTTAGGCGCTATCGTCTCCGTGTTGGCACATATTCTGCCTACGAGCATCGCTATCATCGCCCTGCTCGGCTCCATGTATGCCCTGCGTGAATCCAAAGTGGTCGCCGGCATGGTTGCGGCGGTTCGCCCGGTCATTTTCGTCATGCTCGGCATGATGGCCTATGAATTTGCCAAAAAGGCATGGTCAGGCCTTGGCAAAATATTCGCCATCCTGTTCGGCGTCATTGCCTTCGTGCTGCTGCAGCTGCTCGACATTCATCCAGGCATCGTTGTTGCGGTATTTCTCGGGTATGGCGTCTTCCATCTGGATCTCGTTCAGCGCTACAAAGCAAAGCGCAGCTCCGACAAGGAGGTGTCCTAA
- a CDS encoding Lrp/AsnC family transcriptional regulator: protein MTNKRSSEGREIPLMHNLDAMDRKILAALHQNSRISYTDLGQQIGLSRVAVQARINALSEKGIIERFTVVINPVKVGMQVSAFFNVDVEPPFLDEVAEKLDEEPAVTSLYHMTGPSTLHMHGIFADMEEMEQFLLEKLYKMPGIVKVESQLLLKRYKSRMGMRL, encoded by the coding sequence ATGACTAACAAGCGCTCTTCGGAAGGAAGAGAAATTCCGCTCATGCACAACCTGGATGCCATGGATCGAAAAATACTGGCCGCCCTCCATCAGAACAGCCGGATTTCGTATACGGACCTGGGGCAACAAATCGGTTTGTCGCGCGTAGCCGTCCAAGCCCGCATTAATGCTTTATCCGAAAAAGGCATCATCGAACGCTTTACTGTCGTGATCAATCCCGTCAAGGTCGGAATGCAGGTCTCGGCTTTTTTCAATGTAGACGTAGAGCCTCCGTTTCTCGACGAAGTCGCCGAAAAGCTTGATGAAGAGCCGGCGGTGACCAGCCTGTATCATATGACCGGGCCCAGCACGCTGCATATGCATGGCATTTTCGCCGACATGGAAGAGATGGAGCAGTTTTTGCTGGAGAAGCTGTATAAGATGCCTGGCATCGTCAAAGTAGAATCCCAATTGCTTCTGAAGCGTTACAAAAGCCGAATGGGCATGAGACTGTAG
- a CDS encoding PAS domain-containing protein codes for MSSARPNRLSNLADQPVRELLEVIDNHIADPEFRSRLKGSLHQLSDLKFALDESSIVALTNSRGKIQYVNDKFCEISQYRREELIGQDHRIINSGYHGKLFMKNLWETISSGQVWNGEIRNRAKDGSYYWVNTTIVPFLDNEGKPYQYLAVRSEVTKLKTVEAELQQMMTQVMNIQEEERLRISRELHDGIGQSLFSLVIQMDRLLADQPHPGVEALRKQVTGIMEDVRGMAWELRPSVLDDLGVVPAIRTYVENYTRHYGINVQLDCNLRGRLDTSREIAMYRIIQEALTNIAKYADVSEAAVSVEDTAEAIVATIADHGAGFSASTAGNGVGLFSMEERARGAGGTLKVTSDPGEGTTVTLYLPKKTE; via the coding sequence TTGAGTAGTGCGCGTCCAAACCGACTCAGCAATCTGGCCGATCAACCGGTTCGCGAGCTGCTTGAAGTGATCGACAACCACATTGCCGATCCTGAATTCCGCAGCAGGCTGAAGGGTTCCCTGCATCAACTCAGCGACTTGAAGTTTGCGTTGGATGAATCGTCCATCGTGGCACTGACAAACAGCCGGGGTAAAATCCAGTACGTTAACGACAAGTTCTGCGAGATTTCGCAGTATCGGCGGGAAGAGCTGATCGGCCAGGATCACCGGATCATTAATTCCGGTTATCACGGCAAACTTTTCATGAAAAATCTGTGGGAAACGATCTCTTCCGGGCAGGTATGGAATGGCGAAATACGCAACCGGGCCAAGGACGGCAGCTATTATTGGGTAAACACAACCATCGTGCCTTTTCTGGACAACGAAGGAAAGCCTTATCAATATCTCGCAGTGCGCAGCGAGGTCACCAAACTGAAAACGGTGGAAGCTGAACTGCAGCAAATGATGACCCAGGTCATGAACATTCAAGAGGAAGAACGGCTCCGCATTTCGAGGGAACTGCATGACGGCATCGGCCAAAGCCTGTTCTCCCTCGTCATCCAAATGGATCGACTGCTGGCCGACCAGCCTCATCCAGGCGTGGAAGCGTTGAGAAAACAGGTTACCGGCATCATGGAAGACGTCCGCGGCATGGCCTGGGAACTGCGGCCCTCCGTGCTCGATGATCTCGGCGTCGTTCCTGCAATCCGGACTTATGTTGAAAATTACACCCGCCATTATGGCATTAACGTTCAATTGGATTGCAATTTGCGCGGTCGGCTGGATACGAGCCGCGAAATAGCGATGTACCGCATTATCCAGGAGGCATTGACCAATATCGCGAAATACGCGGATGTCTCGGAAGCGGCAGTTAGCGTGGAGGATACTGCAGAGGCCATCGTCGCTACCATTGCCGACCACGGCGCAGGGTTCAGCGCATCGACGGCCGGCAACGGCGTCGGACTGTTCAGCATGGAGGAACGGGCACGCGGAGCAGGAGGCACATTAAAGGTGACTTCCGATCCGGGGGAAGGTACCACCGTAACCCTTTATCTCCCCAAAAAGACGGAATAG
- a CDS encoding response regulator transcription factor, translating to MIRLLVVDDHVVVRSGLIALLDGKNDIRIVGDAADGDEAISKAQELKPDVVLMDFSMPPGKDGLTATAELKKIMPDLSILILTMHDDEEYLFRAIHAGASGYILKSAPHEELLAAIRSVAEGSAYLYPSATKRLMSEYLDKAKQENAGPYDTLSEREKEILSWIAKGYANKEIAEHLVISVKTVETHKSNLMEKLGLRTRPELVKFAMKKGLLNFE from the coding sequence GTGATTCGTTTGTTGGTCGTAGACGACCACGTTGTTGTACGCTCAGGTCTGATCGCGCTGCTTGACGGAAAAAATGACATACGCATCGTTGGCGATGCAGCAGACGGTGACGAAGCCATCTCAAAGGCTCAGGAATTGAAACCCGACGTGGTGTTGATGGATTTCAGCATGCCGCCGGGCAAAGATGGATTGACGGCAACCGCCGAGCTGAAAAAAATTATGCCGGATCTGTCCATTCTAATACTGACCATGCATGATGACGAAGAATATCTGTTCCGTGCCATCCATGCCGGAGCATCCGGATACATACTCAAAAGCGCTCCGCACGAGGAGCTGTTAGCTGCTATACGCTCGGTTGCAGAAGGAAGCGCCTATCTGTATCCAAGCGCAACCAAACGGCTGATGAGCGAATACCTCGATAAAGCCAAGCAGGAGAACGCCGGGCCGTACGACACGCTGTCCGAACGGGAGAAAGAGATTTTGTCGTGGATCGCCAAAGGTTACGCCAACAAGGAGATTGCCGAGCATCTGGTGATCAGCGTCAAAACGGTCGAAACGCACAAAAGCAATTTAATGGAGAAACTCGGATTGCGCACCAGGCCGGAACTCGTCAAATTTGCAATGAAAAAGGGGCTGTTGAACTTTGAGTAG
- a CDS encoding GAF domain-containing protein has product MHDEFSFDIQEIVDHLREHTSSDFCGLACLSGAMLHWKFTSGASNERVKRMHMRPGQDLVGTALRTGRTAISDGRTSGDRLPGRCPLMLAERLVSAVVVPIFEKSSVPDAVILLGNRQPCSFSPDVIQLTEQASRELQTLMYA; this is encoded by the coding sequence ATGCATGATGAGTTTTCATTCGACATTCAGGAGATCGTCGATCATTTGCGCGAGCATACATCCAGCGACTTCTGTGGATTGGCTTGCTTGTCCGGAGCAATGCTTCATTGGAAGTTCACGTCGGGCGCAAGCAATGAACGCGTGAAGCGGATGCACATGCGGCCAGGCCAGGATCTCGTGGGCACGGCGCTTCGGACCGGACGTACCGCCATATCCGATGGACGGACTTCAGGCGACCGTCTTCCCGGGCGCTGCCCATTGATGCTTGCCGAGCGGCTGGTCAGCGCGGTCGTCGTACCTATTTTTGAGAAGAGCAGCGTCCCGGATGCCGTCATTCTTCTCGGAAACAGACAGCCCTGCAGCTTTTCGCCGGATGTTATTCAACTGACCGAGCAGGCAAGCAGGGAATTGCAAACGCTAATGTATGCCTGA
- a CDS encoding Crp/Fnr family transcriptional regulator: protein MSTVFVERGTRATGQEPTEGNKMVRETGGILSFVTAEQWSWIEAKMQSKRVKAGYSLFLEGDEAGYLYYLRSGRVKMTKSTEDGKEIILSIQQKGDLIGEFGGIGGQTHSYSAEMTEKGELAIISLGDLEGVLSKHGDLALKFLQWMALSQRITQSRFRDLLLYGKAGALASTLIRASNSYGRFTPEGIVLDMKLNHTELAEMIGATRESVTRMLGAWKEQGTLDTQDGKLMIRDLGALRSMCGCPTFPSCPEEMCRL from the coding sequence ATGAGTACGGTATTCGTGGAAAGAGGAACCCGAGCTACGGGACAGGAACCAACGGAGGGGAACAAAATGGTGCGGGAGACAGGTGGGATACTTTCGTTTGTTACAGCCGAGCAGTGGTCGTGGATTGAGGCGAAAATGCAATCCAAACGGGTTAAGGCCGGTTATAGCCTCTTTCTGGAAGGTGATGAAGCCGGATATCTGTACTACCTCCGCTCAGGCCGGGTGAAAATGACCAAATCGACGGAAGACGGGAAAGAAATCATTTTGTCGATCCAGCAGAAAGGTGATTTGATCGGGGAATTCGGCGGCATCGGTGGTCAAACGCATAGCTATAGCGCGGAAATGACGGAAAAAGGGGAATTGGCGATCATTTCGCTCGGCGACCTGGAAGGCGTTCTTAGCAAACATGGCGATCTCGCGCTGAAGTTTTTGCAATGGATGGCACTTTCGCAACGAATCACCCAGTCGCGTTTTCGCGACCTGCTCTTGTACGGCAAGGCGGGTGCGCTTGCTTCGACACTGATCCGTGCCAGCAACTCGTATGGTCGATTTACGCCGGAGGGAATTGTGCTGGACATGAAACTGAACCATACCGAGTTGGCCGAAATGATCGGCGCTACGCGGGAAAGCGTCACACGTATGCTTGGTGCATGGAAGGAGCAGGGGACGCTGGATACGCAGGACGGAAAGTTAATGATCCGCGATCTTGGAGCTCTGCGCAGCATGTGCGGATGCCCGACGTTTCCGAGCTGTCCGGAAGAGATGTGTCGCTTGTAA
- a CDS encoding GNAT family protein has protein sequence MKLETERLVIRDMLQSDWEHVHSYSSLPEVAKYASWGPNTEEDTHQYIHHVLTQQQQSPRNAYELAVCIKDQDLMIGSVAIFIEKTNAELGYVLHPEHHGKGYATEAAMALLDYGFNTLGVHRVFATCRPANRASEQVMKRIGMQREGLLREHWHFKGAYHDSLLYSILASEYGRSPVE, from the coding sequence ATGAAACTTGAAACCGAACGTTTGGTCATCCGCGATATGCTCCAGTCCGATTGGGAACATGTGCATTCGTATTCATCCTTGCCCGAAGTTGCCAAATATGCTTCTTGGGGACCGAACACGGAAGAGGACACCCATCAATACATCCATCATGTTCTAACTCAGCAGCAGCAATCACCAAGGAATGCATACGAGCTCGCCGTTTGTATAAAAGATCAGGATCTGATGATCGGCTCGGTGGCCATTTTTATCGAGAAAACAAATGCCGAGCTGGGTTACGTGCTTCACCCTGAGCATCACGGAAAAGGGTACGCTACCGAAGCCGCTATGGCTCTTCTCGATTATGGATTCAATACACTGGGCGTTCACCGTGTTTTCGCTACCTGCCGCCCAGCCAACAGAGCGTCCGAGCAGGTTATGAAGAGAATCGGCATGCAGCGCGAAGGCCTGCTTCGGGAACATTGGCATTTCAAAGGCGCCTATCATGATTCTTTGCTGTATTCGATTCTCGCCAGTGAGTATGGTCGAAGCCCTGTCGAATAA